One window from the genome of Salvelinus sp. IW2-2015 linkage group LG30, ASM291031v2, whole genome shotgun sequence encodes:
- the LOC111954913 gene encoding nuclear pore complex protein Nup153 isoform X7, protein MVNAMTGQLEQLSGAESIFNLAMAATGGGKIRSRRCHSASKPYAKSKQQPGLISRVTDTVKSIVPSWLQKYFRNGEAAEGGGAVVGAEQNSQAPPPNGSEEVAPLPDGRDSPEPGTSNTEPSTSRASLNFQDVLSRPPLNRSHLHFPSLDTSPARRGPSSLFSQPSTSSAPFSGGPFAGALPSFSLVKEIKDNSSQHEDDNISTTSGFSSRASDKDVPNSKTASLPQLWSPETDRTHSGPQQSQSSLKKPAFNLSVFGTSSTSTMNSSVLNSSHLGDSPFYPGKTTYGGAAAVRTARSRTAIPYQAPLRRQIKAKPAGAQPCGVTSATARRILQSLERMSSPLADAKRIPSTVSSPLSTSLDGSTLHLSHFQAKKKLLDSPLPPVQKLVIPVAASVSGNRSMSFRPSLTPGGLARTPRDTPTRQSPLIPEAVAGPSQSTSSILPTYPLSSTPASSSTGSGGGKMKRERTSTRPSSKRPEDQIAELSDLPAISLPHSPSFSLPSFSFFPLPTVTSTAALTTSPVLEEPIPNKVPPTTAPSTPPSTPFTFSSPIVMATAASPPSFSPSSGFTFSAPVVKTGLSLSNGKMATPVLAAVKHAASESMDEFEGPYKPAKVLKQGSVLDLLNGPGFAVPVTQTSPVPKAHQETPALSTTTPSLGDLFKAPTGSWDCVVQNKPTDTKCVTPRLNSGSSLAKTDSIPLLSGLEGSTTTTTPAATFGSLFAKPAGSWDCDTCLVQNKPDAVKCVACETAKPGTGVKAKLTMPAFLEAKTLPAAAPLLGFGDKFKKPEGAWECGVCMVQNKAQDTKCVSCGIAKPGATAAPPSLTPAPVSVTPLLGFGAQFKKPEGAWECDVCCIENKGADKECVACQTPKPGAKVEPKAFGSSSFGIQSSSDSGGFKFGMGASSDSGSGGFKFGGTLLDSSSGGFKFGASASSDSTSTDTSSSAGFKFGGSSEGCKFAASAASTPAVDEGKKAEAPNMGAGFKFGVGGGLSFGTAAAASTESEPPYGGFSFHLVATSDSSSSTFSLPVSTENDSGASTETTTTTTTAAAPMFGKLAEAKATALTTPLGGSIFRESQEKDKAPFTFGKHEKEVASMGSGFLFSVPSKEGGASAPSTGFSFSKPDPPKDQPNAPALAFGKPEDQSETPAAEAPKPSFSFGQSTTDAAAPKPAFGFMASTTTSSSTTPAPSLFGTLSSSTPAPAAIPAPSTFLFGQSASTEATPAKSFLFGQSQDSLPAPAVSLNPGPAQPFLFGSGPNAAAPSFTFGAAAPSTAAPSAAPAPFVFSPASSTGFGSGQAPTFGQGTSQTSAPAFGSPAPSPFSATASQPPAFGAKPNSVPVFGHQANSTPAFGSSAPTTPGGGFQFGGASVFGTSSNSTGVFAFGGAPGGSPAPSATPSIAPQPSAPGSGFNFAAPPTFNIGSKSTTFTAAAAGQHSIPGRKIKTAVRRKK, encoded by the exons ATGGTTAATGCTATGACAGGACAGTTGGAACAGCTATCCGGTGCCGAGTCGATATTCAATCTAGCCATGGCGGCCACGGGTGGAGGGAAAATTAGAAGCAGAAGATGTCATAGCGCTTCGAAACCATACGCCAAAAGCAAACAG CAGCCTGGCTTGATTAGTCGAGTGACAGACACAGTCAAGAGTATCGTTCCTTCATGGCTGCAGAAATACTTCAGGAATGGGGAGGCTGCAGAAGGGGGAGGGGCTGTAGTGGGGGCGGAGCAGAACAGCCAGGCCCCTCCCCCAAATGGCAGCGAGGAGGTAGCACCCCTTCCTGATGGACGGGACTCTCCGGAGCCTGGTACCAGCAATACAG AACCTTCGACAAGCAGGGCATCCCTGAACTTCCAGGATGTTCTGTCGAGGCCCCCCCTCAACCGCTCTCATCTCCACTTCCCCTCCCTGGACACCTCCCCAGCCCGCAGGGGCCccagctctctcttctcccagccctccacctcctctgccCCTTTTTCCGGGGGCCCTTTCGCTGGGGCCTTGCCCAGCTTCTCCCTTGTCAAAGAGATCAAGGACAACAGCTCACAGCACGAGGACGACAACATCTCTACCACCAGCGGCTTCTCTTCACGTGCATCAGACAAAG ATGTACCTAATTCGAAGACCGCATCGCTACCCCAGCTCTGGTCCCCGGAGACGGACCGGACCCACTCTGGGCCCCAGCAGTCCCAGTCCAGTCTCAAGAAGCCTGCGTTCAACCTGTCTGTCTTTGGGACGTCCTCCACT TCTACGATGAACAGTTCAGTGCTGAATTCCAGTCATTTGGGGGATTCCCCCTTCTACCCAGGGAAGACTACCTACGGGGGAGCGGCTGCTGTTAGAACAGCCCGTTCACGCACAGCCATACCTTACCAG GCTCCATTGCGGAGACAGATCAAGGCCAAGCCTGCTGGGGCTCAGCCCTGTGGGGTGACCAGCGCTACCGCCCGACGCATCCTACAGTCCCTGGagcgcatgtccagccccctCGCT GATGCCAAGAGAATCCCCTCTACAGTGTCCTCTCCCTTGTCAACA TCACTGGATGGCAGCACTCTACACCTTTCACATTTTCAGGCCAAAAAGAAACTG TTGGACTCTCCCCTCCCCCCAGTCCAGAAGCTGGTGATCCCGGTGGCAGCGTCAGTGTCGGGGAACCGTTCCATGTCCTTCAGGCCCTCTCTGACCCCTGGGGGCCTGGCTCGGACCCCTAGAGACACG CCCACAAGACAATCCCCTCTGATTCCTGAAGCAGTGGCAGGTCCTTCTCAAAGCACAAGCAGCATTCTACCCACCTACCCTCTGTCCAGCACTCCTGCATCCAGCAGCACAGGGTCAGGAGGTGggaagatgaagagggagaggaccAGCACAAGACCCTCTTCCAAACGTCCTGAAGACCAG ATCGCTGAGCTATCGGACCTGCCAGCCATCTCGCTCCCCCACAGCCCGTCCTTCAGTCTGCCCAGCTTCAGCTTCTTCCCGCTTCCCACAGTCACGTCCACTGCCGCTCTCACTACCTCACCTGTCCTGGAGGAGCCCATCCCTAACAAG GTGCCACCGACTACagccccctctacccctccctccacACCTTTCACCTTCTCCTCCCCTATCGTCATGGCAACTGCTGCTAGCCCACCGTCCTTCTCCCCGTCT TCTGGATTTACCTTCAGTGCACCTGTAGTGAAAACGGGTCTGTCACTATCCAACGGGAAGATGGCCACCCCAGTATTGGCAGCAG TGAAGCACGCTGCCAGTGAGAGCATGGATGAGTTTGAAGGGCCGTATAAACCAGCCAAGGTGTTGAAACAGGGCAGTGTTCTGGACCTCCTGAATGGACCTG GATTTGCTGTTCCTGTTACTCAGACCTCCCCTGTCCCCAAAGCCCACCAGGAGACCCCAGCACTGtccaccaccaccccctccctTGGGGACTTGTTCAAAGCGCCAACAGGTTCCTGGGACTGTGTGGTGCAGAACAAACCCACTGACACCAAGTGTGTGACCCCACGACTAAACTCTGGCTCTTCTTTAGCAAAAACCGACAGTATACCCTTGTTGTCCGGGCTGGAGggttccaccaccaccactactcccGCTGCAACTTTTGGGTCCCTGTTCGCAAAGCCTGCAGGAAGCTGGGACTGTGACACTTGTCTTGTTCAGAACAAGCCTGATGCTGTCAAATGTGTGGCCTGTGAGACAGCCAAGCCTGGGACTGGAGTTAAGGCCAAACTGACTATGCCTGCCTTCTTGGAGGCTAAGACTCTGCCCGCTGCTGCCCCACTCCTGGGCTTCGGAGACAAATTTAAGAAGCCAGAGGGAGCATGGGAGTGTGGCGTGTGCATGGTGCAGAACAAGGCGCAGGACACCAAGTGTGTTTCCTGTGGGATCGCTAAGCCAG GAGCAACGGCAGCGCCTCCATCTCTAACTCCCGCCCCTGTCAGCGTCACTCCTCTACTAGGCTTTGGGGCCCAGTTCAAGAAGCCAGAGGGAGCGTGGGAGTGTGATGTGTGCTGTATTGAGAACAAGGGAGCAGACAAGGAGTGTGTGGCCTGCCAGACCCCCAAGCCTGGAGCTAAAGTAGAGCCCAAAG CATTTGGTTCCTCATCGTTTGGtatccagtcctcttctgactcgGGGGGATTCAAGTTTGGCATGGGGGCGTCATCGGACTCTGGTTCTGGGGGCTTCAAATTCGGCGGCACCCTCTTGGACTCCTCTTCAGGGGGCTTCAAATTTGGTGCATCTGCCTCATCGGACTCTACCTCGACAGACACCAGCAGCTCTGCAGGCTTCAAATTTGGCGGCTCCTCTGAGGGGTGCAAATTTGCAGCTTCAGCTGCTTCCACCCCTGCAGTGGACGAGGGGAAGAAGGCTGAAGCCCCCAATATGGGTGCCGGGTTCAAATTTGGCGTCGGCGGTGGGCTCTCGTTCGGCACTGCAGCAGCTGCTAGCACGGAGAGTGAACCCCCTTACGGTGGGTTCTCCTTTCATCTGGTGGCAACCTCTgattcctcctcctctactttcaGCCTCCCTGTTTCTACAGAGAATGATAGTGGAGCTTCTACAGAAACCACGACTACCACCACCACAGCAGCAGCTCCTATGTTTGGGAAGCTGGCTGAAGCCAAGGCTACAGCGCTGACCACACCACTAGGGGGCAGCATATTCAGGGAATCACAAGAGAAAGACAAGGCCCCTTTCACCTTTGGGAAGCATGAGAAGGAGGTTGCCTCTATGGGTTCTGGGTTCCTGTTCAGTGTTCCTAGTAAAGAGGGGGGGGCATCAGCTCCATCTACAGGCTTTTCCTTCAGTAAGCCAGACCCACCTAAAGACCAGCCCAATGCACCTGCCTTGGCCTTTGGGAAGCCGGAAGACCAGAGTGAGACCCCAGCAGCAGAAGCCCCTAAGCCCTCATTCAGCTTTGGGCAAAGCACAACAG ATGCTGCAGCCCCAAAGCCAGCATTTGGGTTCATGGCAAGCACCACCACCTCTTCTTCCACCACCCCTGCCCCCAGTCTGTTTGGGACCCTCAGCAGCTCCACTCCTGCCCCAGCCGCTATCCCAGCCCCCAGTACCTTCCTGTTTGGGCAGAGTGCCTCCACTGAGGCCACCCCAGCCAAGTCCTTCTTGTTTGGGCAGAGCCAGGACAGCCTGCCTGCCCCTGCAGTCTCTCTGAACCCTGGCCCGGCTCAGCCCTTCCTGTTTGGGTCTGGACCTAATGCTGCTGCTCCCTCCTTCACTTTTGGAGCAGCGGCGCCCTCCACTGCAG CTCCATCAGCAGCCCCTGCTCCGTTTGTATTCAGCCCTGCCTCCTCGACTGGGTTTGGGTCAGGACAAGCTCCTACCTTTGGTCAGGGCACCTCCCAAACCAGTGCCCCAGCGTTTGGTTCCCCCGCCCCGTCCCCCTTCTCTGCCACTGCCTCCCAGCCCCCTGCCTTCGGAGCCAAGCCCAACTCTGTCCCCGTGTTTGGCCACCAAGCCAACTCCACTCCTGCTTTTGGCTCATCCGCCCCCACCACACCAG GTGGAGGTTTCCAGTTTGGCGGAGCCAGTGTGTTCGGCACCTCCAGTAACAGCACGGGGGTGTTTGCTTTCGGAGGGGCACCAGGAGGGTCCCCCGCCCCTTCTGCCACGCCCTCCATCGCACCCCAACCCAGTGCACCTGGAAGTGGTTTCAACTTCGCAGCGCCCCCTACCTTTAATATTGG ATCAAAGAGCACCACCTTCACTGCAGCTGCCGCCGGACAGCACTCAATCCCCGGTCGCAAGATCAAAACAGCCGTCCGACGTAAGAAGTAA
- the LOC111954913 gene encoding nuclear pore complex protein Nup153 isoform X2, with protein MVNAMTGQLEQLSGAESIFNLAMAATGGGKIRSRRCHSASKPYAKSKQQPGLISRVTDTVKSIVPSWLQKYFRNGEAAEGGGAVVGAEQNSQAPPPNGSEEVAPLPDGRDSPEPGTSNTEPSTSRASLNFQDVLSRPPLNRSHLHFPSLDTSPARRGPSSLFSQPSTSSAPFSGGPFAGALPSFSLVKEIKDNSSQHEDDNISTTSGFSSRASDKDVPNSKTASLPQLWSPETDRTHSGPQQSQSSLKKPAFNLSVFGTSSTVSVSQSSQSSTSTMNSSVLNSSHLGDSPFYPGKTTYGGAAAVRTARSRTAIPYQAPLRRQIKAKPAGAQPCGVTSATARRILQSLERMSSPLADAKRIPSTVSSPLSTSLDGSTLHLSHFQAKKKLLDSPLPPVQKLVIPVAASVSGNRSMSFRPSLTPGGLARTPRDTPTRQSPLIPEAVAGPSQSTSSILPTYPLSSTPASSSTGSGGGKMKRERTSTRPSSKRPEDQIAELSDLPAISLPHSPSFSLPSFSFFPLPTVTSTAALTTSPVLEEPIPNKVPPTTAPSTPPSTPFTFSSPIVMATAASPPSFSPSSGFTFSAPVVKTGLSLSNGKMATPVLAAVKHAASESMDEFEGPYKPAKVLKQGSVLDLLNGPGFAVPVTQTSPVPKAHQETPALSTTTPSLGDLFKAPTGSWDCVVQNKPTDTKCVTPRLNSGSSLAKTDSIPLLSGLEGSTTTTTPAATFGSLFAKPAGSWDCDTCLVQNKPDAVKCVACETAKPGTGVKAKLTMPAFLEAKTLPAAAPLLGFGDKFKKPEGAWECGVCMVQNKAQDTKCVSCGIAKPGSETREQPGATAAPPSLTPAPVSVTPLLGFGAQFKKPEGAWECDVCCIENKGADKECVACQTPKPGAKVEPKAFGSSSFGIQSSSDSGGFKFGMGASSDSGSGGFKFGGTLLDSSSGGFKFGASASSDSTSTDTSSSAGFKFGGSSEGCKFAASAASTPAVDEGKKAEAPNMGAGFKFGVGGGLSFGTAAAASTESEPPYGGFSFHLVATSDSSSSTFSLPVSTENDSGASTETTTTTTTAAAPMFGKLAEAKATALTTPLGGSIFRESQEKDKAPFTFGKHEKEVASMGSGFLFSVPSKEGGASAPSTGFSFSKPDPPKDQPNAPALAFGKPEDQSETPAAEAPKPSFSFGQSTTDAAAPKPAFGFMASTTTSSSTTPAPSLFGTLSSSTPAPAAIPAPSTFLFGQSASTEATPAKSFLFGQSQDSLPAPAVSLNPGPAQPFLFGSGPNAAAPSFTFGAAAPSTAAPSAAPAPFVFSPASSTGFGSGQAPTFGQGTSQTSAPAFGSPAPSPFSATASQPPAFGAKPNSVPVFGHQANSTPAFGSSAPTTPGGGFQFGGASVFGTSSNSTGVFAFGGAPGGSPAPSATPSIAPQPSAPGSGFNFAAPPTFNIGSKSTTFTAAAAGQHSIPGRKIKTAVRRKK; from the exons ATGGTTAATGCTATGACAGGACAGTTGGAACAGCTATCCGGTGCCGAGTCGATATTCAATCTAGCCATGGCGGCCACGGGTGGAGGGAAAATTAGAAGCAGAAGATGTCATAGCGCTTCGAAACCATACGCCAAAAGCAAACAG CAGCCTGGCTTGATTAGTCGAGTGACAGACACAGTCAAGAGTATCGTTCCTTCATGGCTGCAGAAATACTTCAGGAATGGGGAGGCTGCAGAAGGGGGAGGGGCTGTAGTGGGGGCGGAGCAGAACAGCCAGGCCCCTCCCCCAAATGGCAGCGAGGAGGTAGCACCCCTTCCTGATGGACGGGACTCTCCGGAGCCTGGTACCAGCAATACAG AACCTTCGACAAGCAGGGCATCCCTGAACTTCCAGGATGTTCTGTCGAGGCCCCCCCTCAACCGCTCTCATCTCCACTTCCCCTCCCTGGACACCTCCCCAGCCCGCAGGGGCCccagctctctcttctcccagccctccacctcctctgccCCTTTTTCCGGGGGCCCTTTCGCTGGGGCCTTGCCCAGCTTCTCCCTTGTCAAAGAGATCAAGGACAACAGCTCACAGCACGAGGACGACAACATCTCTACCACCAGCGGCTTCTCTTCACGTGCATCAGACAAAG ATGTACCTAATTCGAAGACCGCATCGCTACCCCAGCTCTGGTCCCCGGAGACGGACCGGACCCACTCTGGGCCCCAGCAGTCCCAGTCCAGTCTCAAGAAGCCTGCGTTCAACCTGTCTGTCTTTGGGACGTCCTCCACTGTGAGtgtcagtcagtcaagtcagtccTCCACT TCTACGATGAACAGTTCAGTGCTGAATTCCAGTCATTTGGGGGATTCCCCCTTCTACCCAGGGAAGACTACCTACGGGGGAGCGGCTGCTGTTAGAACAGCCCGTTCACGCACAGCCATACCTTACCAG GCTCCATTGCGGAGACAGATCAAGGCCAAGCCTGCTGGGGCTCAGCCCTGTGGGGTGACCAGCGCTACCGCCCGACGCATCCTACAGTCCCTGGagcgcatgtccagccccctCGCT GATGCCAAGAGAATCCCCTCTACAGTGTCCTCTCCCTTGTCAACA TCACTGGATGGCAGCACTCTACACCTTTCACATTTTCAGGCCAAAAAGAAACTG TTGGACTCTCCCCTCCCCCCAGTCCAGAAGCTGGTGATCCCGGTGGCAGCGTCAGTGTCGGGGAACCGTTCCATGTCCTTCAGGCCCTCTCTGACCCCTGGGGGCCTGGCTCGGACCCCTAGAGACACG CCCACAAGACAATCCCCTCTGATTCCTGAAGCAGTGGCAGGTCCTTCTCAAAGCACAAGCAGCATTCTACCCACCTACCCTCTGTCCAGCACTCCTGCATCCAGCAGCACAGGGTCAGGAGGTGggaagatgaagagggagaggaccAGCACAAGACCCTCTTCCAAACGTCCTGAAGACCAG ATCGCTGAGCTATCGGACCTGCCAGCCATCTCGCTCCCCCACAGCCCGTCCTTCAGTCTGCCCAGCTTCAGCTTCTTCCCGCTTCCCACAGTCACGTCCACTGCCGCTCTCACTACCTCACCTGTCCTGGAGGAGCCCATCCCTAACAAG GTGCCACCGACTACagccccctctacccctccctccacACCTTTCACCTTCTCCTCCCCTATCGTCATGGCAACTGCTGCTAGCCCACCGTCCTTCTCCCCGTCT TCTGGATTTACCTTCAGTGCACCTGTAGTGAAAACGGGTCTGTCACTATCCAACGGGAAGATGGCCACCCCAGTATTGGCAGCAG TGAAGCACGCTGCCAGTGAGAGCATGGATGAGTTTGAAGGGCCGTATAAACCAGCCAAGGTGTTGAAACAGGGCAGTGTTCTGGACCTCCTGAATGGACCTG GATTTGCTGTTCCTGTTACTCAGACCTCCCCTGTCCCCAAAGCCCACCAGGAGACCCCAGCACTGtccaccaccaccccctccctTGGGGACTTGTTCAAAGCGCCAACAGGTTCCTGGGACTGTGTGGTGCAGAACAAACCCACTGACACCAAGTGTGTGACCCCACGACTAAACTCTGGCTCTTCTTTAGCAAAAACCGACAGTATACCCTTGTTGTCCGGGCTGGAGggttccaccaccaccactactcccGCTGCAACTTTTGGGTCCCTGTTCGCAAAGCCTGCAGGAAGCTGGGACTGTGACACTTGTCTTGTTCAGAACAAGCCTGATGCTGTCAAATGTGTGGCCTGTGAGACAGCCAAGCCTGGGACTGGAGTTAAGGCCAAACTGACTATGCCTGCCTTCTTGGAGGCTAAGACTCTGCCCGCTGCTGCCCCACTCCTGGGCTTCGGAGACAAATTTAAGAAGCCAGAGGGAGCATGGGAGTGTGGCGTGTGCATGGTGCAGAACAAGGCGCAGGACACCAAGTGTGTTTCCTGTGGGATCGCTAAGCCAGGTAGTGAGACGAGAGAACAACCTG GAGCAACGGCAGCGCCTCCATCTCTAACTCCCGCCCCTGTCAGCGTCACTCCTCTACTAGGCTTTGGGGCCCAGTTCAAGAAGCCAGAGGGAGCGTGGGAGTGTGATGTGTGCTGTATTGAGAACAAGGGAGCAGACAAGGAGTGTGTGGCCTGCCAGACCCCCAAGCCTGGAGCTAAAGTAGAGCCCAAAG CATTTGGTTCCTCATCGTTTGGtatccagtcctcttctgactcgGGGGGATTCAAGTTTGGCATGGGGGCGTCATCGGACTCTGGTTCTGGGGGCTTCAAATTCGGCGGCACCCTCTTGGACTCCTCTTCAGGGGGCTTCAAATTTGGTGCATCTGCCTCATCGGACTCTACCTCGACAGACACCAGCAGCTCTGCAGGCTTCAAATTTGGCGGCTCCTCTGAGGGGTGCAAATTTGCAGCTTCAGCTGCTTCCACCCCTGCAGTGGACGAGGGGAAGAAGGCTGAAGCCCCCAATATGGGTGCCGGGTTCAAATTTGGCGTCGGCGGTGGGCTCTCGTTCGGCACTGCAGCAGCTGCTAGCACGGAGAGTGAACCCCCTTACGGTGGGTTCTCCTTTCATCTGGTGGCAACCTCTgattcctcctcctctactttcaGCCTCCCTGTTTCTACAGAGAATGATAGTGGAGCTTCTACAGAAACCACGACTACCACCACCACAGCAGCAGCTCCTATGTTTGGGAAGCTGGCTGAAGCCAAGGCTACAGCGCTGACCACACCACTAGGGGGCAGCATATTCAGGGAATCACAAGAGAAAGACAAGGCCCCTTTCACCTTTGGGAAGCATGAGAAGGAGGTTGCCTCTATGGGTTCTGGGTTCCTGTTCAGTGTTCCTAGTAAAGAGGGGGGGGCATCAGCTCCATCTACAGGCTTTTCCTTCAGTAAGCCAGACCCACCTAAAGACCAGCCCAATGCACCTGCCTTGGCCTTTGGGAAGCCGGAAGACCAGAGTGAGACCCCAGCAGCAGAAGCCCCTAAGCCCTCATTCAGCTTTGGGCAAAGCACAACAG ATGCTGCAGCCCCAAAGCCAGCATTTGGGTTCATGGCAAGCACCACCACCTCTTCTTCCACCACCCCTGCCCCCAGTCTGTTTGGGACCCTCAGCAGCTCCACTCCTGCCCCAGCCGCTATCCCAGCCCCCAGTACCTTCCTGTTTGGGCAGAGTGCCTCCACTGAGGCCACCCCAGCCAAGTCCTTCTTGTTTGGGCAGAGCCAGGACAGCCTGCCTGCCCCTGCAGTCTCTCTGAACCCTGGCCCGGCTCAGCCCTTCCTGTTTGGGTCTGGACCTAATGCTGCTGCTCCCTCCTTCACTTTTGGAGCAGCGGCGCCCTCCACTGCAG CTCCATCAGCAGCCCCTGCTCCGTTTGTATTCAGCCCTGCCTCCTCGACTGGGTTTGGGTCAGGACAAGCTCCTACCTTTGGTCAGGGCACCTCCCAAACCAGTGCCCCAGCGTTTGGTTCCCCCGCCCCGTCCCCCTTCTCTGCCACTGCCTCCCAGCCCCCTGCCTTCGGAGCCAAGCCCAACTCTGTCCCCGTGTTTGGCCACCAAGCCAACTCCACTCCTGCTTTTGGCTCATCCGCCCCCACCACACCAG GTGGAGGTTTCCAGTTTGGCGGAGCCAGTGTGTTCGGCACCTCCAGTAACAGCACGGGGGTGTTTGCTTTCGGAGGGGCACCAGGAGGGTCCCCCGCCCCTTCTGCCACGCCCTCCATCGCACCCCAACCCAGTGCACCTGGAAGTGGTTTCAACTTCGCAGCGCCCCCTACCTTTAATATTGG ATCAAAGAGCACCACCTTCACTGCAGCTGCCGCCGGACAGCACTCAATCCCCGGTCGCAAGATCAAAACAGCCGTCCGACGTAAGAAGTAA